GTAAATGCGAGTAATGCGGGAGTATCGGCTGTATTTGAAAATGGTCGTTTCTCATTTACAGCCAAAAATTCCGGGGATAACAAAGCCGGAGAAGAAATTGAAGTTATGAGTGGGAAAGATATTTTCACGAGTTTAGGTTTTTTCCAGCAAAAGGATGAATTAGGTAATGTAATCGATAAATTTCAAACAACAGCTGGAAAAAATGCGATTTTCCAAGTAAACGGTATTGCGACAGAACGCTCTTCAAATACATTCAGTCTTTCAGGATATAACGTTACATTAAAAGAGACGTTCAATACCACTCAAACAATTGCTGACAAATATAAATCGGCACAAAAGGAAATGCAATTGGCGACAGAAAATGAAGCAAACAAAGCTGTAGCTCTCGCAAATGCGCTTTCTGCCTATTATGGAAATGGTACAAGTGATACACCAAACTATACGAGCACGCATAACAATATATACAATGCAGCATTTGGAAATACTTTATCATTAACAGAACAAGCAGAATATCGTAAACTAACTACTTCAGACTGGAAAAACCTTACGGCTGAAGAATTTGAAACAATCAAATTGGCAAGCTCCAATAGTAAAGAAGATGTAATAGCAGTAATAGATGCAAGTAGCTTATCAGATGAATCGAAAACAAAATTAAAAGCGTTATCTGCAGAAAAAATGTCAACAGTCTACAATACTTCAGAAAATGAATTTAGTCATTTTAAAGTACAGGCAGATTATGTTTCATATGGCGGCTCAAAATTAAAGGATTTATCGGGTGATGCTATTACTGCTTTAAAAGGTTTAACAATAGATGAAACAACCGAATTAAGTGCAATTCGTACATCTATAGATGAAAATGGATATTTCTCTGATGAACTAAAGTCAGCTTTAAAGTCATTGGATAAAGAAACGCTAACGTCCTTACAAAACTTAGATGCGACAACTTTGAATGAATATGCTGAAAAAGCGCAGTCTGATGAATTAAAGTCTAACTACAGTAAATTAGGGGATGCAAAAATTTTAGAAGTGTTTGCAGATCCTTCAAAAGTTTCTTCATTAACAGATGAACAACAAGCAATTTGGAATGGCTTATCTGGAACTGAGCAAACAGCATTTAAAAATCTTGCAGACCAAAACCAATTACGTTCTGCTTATAATACTGCCAAAGCTGAAGATGTTGCGGCGGATGAACGATTGGCAAATGCAGAAAATTCTTTAAACACGGCAAAGGCAGATGCTCAAAACGAAGGAGTACTTAATGGGGACGGTACGGTTAAAGATGATTTAGTGAATGCAGCGCCATCAGCTCAGTCGGTATCCTTGTCATCCACTACAAACGTAGACGAAATGATGAATAAAATTAAAGAATTTGTAACGACATATAACGGTCTTATTAAAGATTTAAATGATCAAACAAAAGAAACTAAATATCGTGATTATGCACCACTAACTGCTGAGCAGAAAAACGATATGGAAGAAAGTGAAATTAAGCTTTGGGAAGAAAAAGCGAAAAGTGGTTTACTTCGAAATGATTCGTTAGTGCGTAATGGCTTATCGAATATGCGCTCGCTAATTTATCAATCGAATCCTGGATTAGAGGGTTCTAAATATAACACTCTATTTAATGTGGGGATTACGACATCTAAAAGCTATAATGATGGCGGAACACTAGAAATTGATGAAGCGAAGTTAAGAAAAGCAATAGAGGAAGATCCAGATGCAGTAGAGCGATTATTTAAAAATAGTGGTGGGCAAAAGTCGGATCCTGCTTATGGTGGTTCAGATACTCGTGGCTATCTTGAAAAACTACGTGAATCTATGAAATCATTAGAAGTTAATATAGATAAAAAAGCTGGTCGTTCTACAATGACAGATGCACAATATGCAATTGGTAAAAGCTTGATTGATAACGAAAAGCGAATTGATACATGGCAAAGTAAATTGAAAAATATTGAAGCCAGATACTGGAAACAATTTACAGCTATGGAGACAGCAATCAATAAAGCGAATCAACAGTCTTCTATGTTCATGCAAGGATAATAGTTGGAGATGAGTTTATGGAAAATATACAGCAGTTACTGCAAATCTCAGCAAAACTTTACCAACATTTGGTAGTCCTTCCGGAGGGGGAACAGAGAGATGCTTATATCGATAAAACGAATGACTTATTAGATGAGCGGGGTATTATCATTGAAAAGATGCAACGTGATGGTTTTCAAGTTGATATGCAACAGAAATCCCATGCCATGCTAGTTGAGTTAGATAAAGGAATTCGCGAGCGTTTAAATAGTAATATGAAAGTAATTAAGAACGATTTAAAAGATCTGCAATATTCGAAAAAAAATGAGCAACAATATATGAATCCGTATGCAAATGTTCAAGTCATGGACGGTCGCTATTATGATAAAAAGAAGTAATACTAACAGCAATAAAAGGAGTGTCAACATTGACAACACAAACAAATGCTTTCAACGCATACAAACAAAACAGTGTGACAACTGCTTCCCCTGGGGAACTAACGCTAATGTTATATAACGGGTGCTTAAAGTTTTTGAATAAAGCGAAGCAGTCTATTACCGATAAAAATATAGAAGAGCGCAACCATTATATCCAGAGATCACAAGCAATTATTGGAGAATTAATGTCTACACTTAATATGGACATCGAAATTTCAAAACAAATGTTACCGCTATATGGATATATGAATCGTCGTCTTACGGAAGCAAACATCAAAAACGACCCTTCAATCATCACAGAAGTCGAAGGCCTAGTAACAGAATTCCGTGACACATGGAAAGAAGTTATCAAAATTACTCGCCAGCAGCAATACGGTACAGCTGGACAAGTATAAAATATAAATACAGAAGCCGATGTGAGGAGTTTTTAATCTTCCTACATCGGCTTTTTTAATTATAACTTTTCTCTCAAATTTCCACTTCTTAATTTATAAAATTTAAAATAGTCAAAATAGTATTGATTATATTGTACTATTTTGTATAATGTAAATAATTAGCAAATTTTGCTTGATACCATTTGGTTTAGTTTAACCATACATAACCAATGGACCTACATAAATCTAAAAACATCCTACGAACTTCAGCATCAATAAATTAATATTCGCCTTTTGCTAAATAGAAAACGGTAATATTAAACCCCTAGATGCCACTATACTCCAAGATTCCAAAACTTTCATCCGTTTTCCTAATACATAATAATTCGTTTAGTCATCTATTCAACTTTGTTCCGTTGCGGTATTGTTTTTGGCTGGAAAATTCTATTACTTTTATTCATCGAAGAAAGCGGTTACCAAATTAAGCTAACCGTAAAGGGGGTGAGTGAGTATGTGAAATGGCAAAATAAAAAACCCCAAGTGAAGATCCTGCATAGACATCACCTGAGGTTTGGACGCCGGAGTATACCGACATATTATAAGTATACTCCTTTTTACTGAAAATGATAACTATAAATTGGAAGGAGTATGGAAAATGTATAGAAATTCCTTGTATGATGCCTGTGTATTAAAGCCTGAATTTGATCAGCTTAATAATCTTTATACGCTAATGATTACTCCGAATAGTTATAAAAAAGTCCCGTTCACTCCGATGCAATTCCTGGATATGGAGCTGAAACAATATGGTTCAAGCTTAAAAGGGGCGAAGGAAGCGGCAAAAGCGGTCCTTAAGTCCAATTCGGTCAACCCGATTATGATTCCGAGGACTCCGCTTGTTCATATTTGGTTTCCGACAGAGGCGATGCGCAATAGTGAGAATTGTATGTACTTTGCATTGCATCATGTCGAAGATGTTAAACCGTATACGGAAAATCATTCTATTGCCGTTTTAATGAATTACGAAGAAATAATAGTTCCTGTACCGCATAGTAAACTGAAAAAACAATGGAGTAAGGCGAAAGATTACTTATCGACTGCCTTATTAAAACAATTTTACAAGGATCCTTTATATTCCAAAGCCGAGCAACAAATAATGTTAAAATGTGCAGAACTAAATGAACCATATGTAATCAATTAATAAGCATAGAGTTTTACGCAACGGAGCATCCCAATGTGTGAAACTCTTTTTGTTTCTCAATTTTTTATCAATAGCACAATCCTTTAATGAAAACGAGAAAAATTCTGGTTCGTTGGTCATGAGTTTGAAGTCACAAATTCTCCTTAAAATAGCAATTAAGCACATAGACATTTAATCGTATATTACATCATAATGTGGGTATATAAATTGTAGTAATGAATGGCTAGGGGGAACGGTTATGGCGTTTAAACGCACAGAAGGATTTCGCTTTACTTTTGGTGTCCCAATCGAAGCAAATTTTACCGAATTAATCAATGGAAAACAGGAACAATTAGAGGTGATAAAATACCCTTGTGAAATCATCGATGTGAGCCCGCACGGAATGAAAATGTTTTCTTCTCGGGAAATTGGTGAAAATAATAATAACCTGGTGCAGTTGGAACTGGAATTCATTTTAGACGAAGTATTGATTAAGGCCATTGGAGACATCGTATGGAAGAAGAAGTACGGCGATAAGTTTCAATATGGTTTAATCTTCGAAAATCAGCCAGGTATTGAAGAATTAATCGTCAGTGAATTAAAAGTTCGGCGGAAAAAAGAAGTCGGACGTAAGTAATTTGGTTGGTTACCATTGATTCCATATAACGATACGGTGTCTTTCTTATCAATCTGTAGGACAACTTGTCGAAAAATGAAAAAAGTTTCAAGTCGTAACAGGATTTTATTGATGAATGTAGAATAGATAATTAAGAGCAGTAATGAAGGAGGAGTTCACATGCTAAAGTTTAACATTCGTGGTGAAAATATTGAGGTAACTCCAGCGATTCGAGATTACGTTGAGAACAAAATTGAAAAGGTAGAACGCTATTTCAATGAAGATCTTAACGCGAACGCTAACGTCAATTTGAAGGTTTATAATGATAAACAAACAAAAGTAGAAGTGACGATTCCGATGAAAAATTTAACGCTGCGTGCCGAAGAGCGTCATAACGACATGTATGCTGCAGTTGACTTAATTGTCGACAAGCTTGAGCGCCAAATCCGAAAACATAAAACAAAAGTAAACCGTAAATTCCGTGATCGTGAAGGGACAGGTGTCTACTTCGCCAATGTGACATCCCAAATGGAAGCGAACGCTGAATCTTCAGAGGATGAATATACAATCGTTCGTACGAAGCAATTTGATCTGAAACCGATGGATCAGGAAGAAGCCGTTTTACAAATGAACATGTTAGGCCATGATTTCTATATCTTCACGGATGCAGAAACAGACGGCACGAACATCGTTTACAAACGTAAAGACGGAAAATACGGTTTAATTGAAACGAACTAAATGATTGACTTCCAAGCGGATTGCCTGAAATAGGCAATCCGTTTTTTGCTTTGTTGTAAAGTATCTAATTAAGGTTCTTGTAGTGTCTAATAAAAATATAAATTGGATATTATAAACTGAATTGACTATTATCCAGTACAAAGTGGCTATTAAGTATGGTCAAATGGCGATAATCGTAAGTGAACTGGCTATTAAATACTTTGAGTTGGCTAAAATCCGTAAAAAATGGCCAATAAAATATCCATTCTCTCATACACGTCTTTGCATTCTCTCTCAAAGTGGCTTTAAGTGGCTAATATCTGAAAAAAGTGTCTAAAACATCCTACTCCTCTGAGTTTCTCCTTAGCAAAAAATCGCGTTGCTTTAAATTACAATTCTTACCGCCCATTTGCACCACCGGCATATATAATGCTAAAATATACTTTGAGACTATTTATTGGGAAGTGACCAATTCGATGGCAAACATATTAAATAAATTATTTGATTTCAATAAAAAAGAAGTAAAGCGTTTAGAAAAGATTGCAGATAAAGTTGAAGCATTGGCAGGGCAGTTTGAAAACCTATCTGACGATGCATTAAAAGCGAAAACAGAAGAATTTAAAAATCGTTATCAAAATGGCGAAACAGTGGATGCTTTGTTGCCTGAAGCATTTGCAACAATTCGTGAAGCGTCTCGCCGTGTTCTTGGCATGTTCCCTTTCCGTGTGCAGATTATGGGGGCGGCTGCATTAAATGAAGGTAATATCGCGGAGATGAAAACCGGTGAAGGTAAAACTTTAACGTCGACAATGTCCGTTTATTTAAATGCGCTTACTGGAAAAGGTGTTCATGTCGTAACGGTCAATGAATATTTAGCAAGCCGTGACGCGACTGAAATGGGAGAGTTATATAATTGGTTAGGCTTAACGGTCGGTCTGAACCTGAACAGTCTTTCAAAAGACGAAAAGCGTGAAGCATATGCGGCGGATATTACATATTCGACGAACAATGAGCTTGGTTTCGACTATTTACGTGACAACATGGTGCTTTACAAAGAAGACCGTGTACAGCGTCCGCTTTATTATGCGGTAATCGATGAAGTTGACTCGATTTTAATCGATGAAGCGCGTACACCGTTAATCATTTCCGGACAAGCAGGGAAATCTGCACAGCTATACGTACAGTCAAATGCATTTGCCCGTATGTTAAAACAGGATGAAGACTACAACTATGAAGAATCAACAAAAGGCGTAACGTTGACAGAGCAAGGGATCGAAAAGGCGGAGCGTGCGTTTGGCATCGATAACTTATTCGATTTAACACATGTTCGTTTAAACCATGCGATCAACCAAAGCTTAAAAGCACATGCATCGATGCATAAGGATGTCGACTATGTTGTACAGGACGGGGAAGTTGTAATCGTTGACGGCTTTACTGGTCGTTTAATGAAAGGCCGACGCTATTCAGATGGTTTACACCAGGCGATTGAAGCGAAAGAAGGTCTTGAGATTCAAAATGAATCGATGACAATGGCGACCGTTACATTCCAAAACTATTTCCGTATGTACGAGAAACTGTCTGGTATGACAGGTACAGCGAAAACAGAGGAAGAGGAATTCCGCAACATCTACAATATGCAGGTTGTAGCGATTCCTACGAACAAACCGATTGCGCGTGATGACCGTCCTGACCTTATCTTTGCAACGATGGAAGGCAAGTTCAAAGCAGTTGCGGAAGATATCGCAGAGCGTCACCGTAATGGTCAGCCGGTACTGGTTGGTACGGTTGCGATCGAAACATCGGAAATCATTTCAAAATATTTAACGAAATTTAAAATTCCGCATAACGTGTTAAACGCGAAAAACCATGAGCGTGAAGCGGAAATCATTTTAAATGCCGGCCAAAAAGGTGCAGTTACAATTGCAACAAACATGGCAGGTCGTGGTACCGACATTAAACCGGGTGAAGGTGTGCTTGAAATTGGCGGTCTAGCGGTAATCGGTACAGAGCGTCATGAATCACGCCGTATCGATAATCAGCTTCGTGGTCGTTCTGGTCGTCAAGGGAACCCGGGGGTAACGCAATTCTATCTTTCTTTGGAAGATGAATTAATGCGACGCTTCGGTTCAGATAAAATGAAGACGATGATGACAAGACTTGGTATGGACGATACACAGCCGATCCAATCAGGCATGGTTTCAAAAGCGGTAGAATCAGCACAAAAACGTGTTGAAGGGAATAACTTCGATGCCCGTAAACGTCTATTACAATACGATGATGTACTTCGTCAGCAACGTGAAGTGATTTATAAAGAGCGTGAAGAAGTATTGGATTCGGAAAATATGCGTGCATTAGTAGAGTCTATGATATCTCAGGCAATCGAAAATCAAGTAGCCCTTCATACACAAGGCGAGAAGGAAAACTGGACACTGGATGCACTGGAAGACTATATCGCAGCGAATCTTTTAGATGAAGGCGATATTACGAAAGAGCAGCTTGAAAATAAATCACCAGAAGAAATGATCGCGTTCATCTCTGAAAAAGTGACAGCGCGCTATGATGAAAAAGAAGAAGCGATGACACCAGAGCGTATGCGCGAATTCGAAAAGGTTATTTTATTGCGTTCAATCGACTCGAAATGGATTGACCATATCGATGCTATGGATCAGTTACGTCAAGGGATTCACCTGCGAGCTTACGGTCAAAACGATCCATTACGCGAATACCAGCAAGAAGGTTTCGCAATGTTCGAAGACATGGTCGCAGCGGTACGTGAAGATGTAGCGAAGTACGCATTAAAAGCGGAAATCCGCAGTAATCTGCAACGTGAAGAAGTAGCAAAAGGACAAGCTGTCAACCCGAAAGAAGAAGGCGCAGCAAAACCCAAAAAACTACCGACACGTAAAGCCGAAAACATCGGACGCAACGACCCATGCCCATGCGGCAGCGGCAAGAAATACAAATCATGCCACGGCGTAGGCCAATAAAAGCAAGTAAACCGAGGTCATTGAAACTATGCTCAATGACCCGGTTTGTTTTTTCATAAAGGTTGAAATGAGGAAGTGCTAACATTTGGTGGGGAATATGGGACTTTTCCGATTGATTACTCACTCACCCTCTAGCTTTGGTAAAACTTAAGTGCCTCAATAATATAAGGTGCTTAAATTTAAAAATAAATGGCACTAAGTTGATTGGAGCGAAGGCGGCGACTCCTGGGGGAATAGCGTGACGCCTGAGACAAGGAACAAAAGCTAACAACGCCACGTCCTGTGGCAACGCTTTTGTGACCAACATCGTGTTGGCCTCACGCCCCCGGAAAGCGTCCGCCGCAGCGGAAATCAACGATGATAGAAAACGAAAACTTTAACACTCAACTACGGAGGAAAATATATGATGGAATTAGCAGATGTGCGGAATGCACTCGAAAATACAGCTACAAAACTAGCGGACTTCAGGGGGTCTCTTTGACTTAGAAAACAAAGAGGCACGCATCCAGGAACTAGATGAATTGATGCTTGAACCCGAATTCTGGAACGACCAGAACGGTGCACAGGCAATCATTAACGAAAGCAACGGCATTAAAGCAGTTGTCAACGAATTCAATGACTTAGTCGACACACAGGAAAATCTCGAAATGACGCTCGAGCTATTACGCGAAGAACCAGACGCAGAACTGCAGGAAGAACTAGGCAAAGAACTTACTGAATTCCAGACAAAAATGGAAGAGTTCGAACTGCAAATGCTGTTATCAGAACCATACGATAAAAACAATGCCATTTTAGAACTGCATCCAGGTGCAGGTGGTACCGAGTCGCAGGACTGGGGCTCGATGCTATTACGTATGTACACACGCTGGGCAGAGAAGCGCGGCTTTAAAGTAACGACAATCGACTATTTGCCTGGCGATGAAGCCGGCATTAAATCGGTTACACTTCAAATTTCAGGCCATAATGCATACGGCTATTTAAAAGCGGAAAAAGGCGTACACCGTCTAGTACGTATTTCACCGTTCGATTCTTCAGGCCGCCGTCATACATCGTTCGTTTCATGTGATGTTATGCCGGAGTTCAATGACGAAATCGAAATCGACGTTCGAACAGAAGATTTGAAGGTCGATACGTACCGCGCAACTGGTGCCGGTGGTCAGCATATTAACACGACCGACTCGGCTGTACGTATTACCCATCTTCCAACAGGTGTCGTTGTACAATGTCAGTCAGAACGTTCACAAATTAAAAACCGTGATGCAGCAATGAAAATGCTGAAATCGAAGCTGTATCAGCTGGAAATCGAAAAGCAGCAGGCACAGCTGGATGAAATTCGAGGAGAGCAGAAGGAAATCGGCTGGGGCTCACAAATTCGTTCATATGTATTCCATCCGTATTCAATGGTAAAAGATCACCGTACAAGTGCCGAAACAGGAAATGTAGGCGCTGTAATGGACGGCGACCTCGATATTTTCATTACTGCCTATTTACGATCAAAAATCTCATACTAACATCTTCAGCGGTTATCCGCTCAAGAAAGTGAAAACCGTGCCTTAGTAAAAAGCTAAGGCACGGTTTTTTTAGTGAAATTTAAGCTAAGTAATAATTTTCCACTTGTCAGATTTAAAAAAATATGTGAAAATACATATGCGAACAAATGTTCTTATTAATTGGAGGTATTCGTATGCTGCAAATTCCTTCTAAAACGATTCCGTATTATGAGGCTGGGATTTATTTGCCGTTGCTGTTAATTATTCTTGGGAAAGATTACACAATAGTGGAGCAAAGTCCGTTCAAATTTAAAAATCCCTATTTGCAATTAATCGATGCTGTACGTATCAAAATAGAGCATGACTTAAAAGAAACGAAGGACTATTTTAAACTTCATCAGATGCGCTTAGTGAGAGGCAAAACGGATGATTTGTTTACCGAGTATCATTTTTACTTTGGGGGAATCATGGAGTGCAGAAGATATTCGAATATTCGCCTTCGTAATCAAAGTGAGTTACTTCTTGCTGAATATTTTAAAAAAAGTTGATGCTCTTATAAGATGGCATTGCGCTGTAAAAGCAGATATTTATAGTACATCGCAGCGCGTACATATTGCTGGTTGAATGATTTCATATTGATATCCAGACTAATCTCAGTATTATCCACAAAAGTTACGAGCGTTTTATCTCCGTCTTCACAAATATTAATAATAGGATTCAAGGATAACCATATATTTTGAGGTGAAAACGGCGAAAATAGTGGAAATAAAATGCACGGATCACCGAAATCATAGGCCACCATGATCGGCAATTTATGTTTATTCTCTCCGAAAAATCGTCGTGCCTGATATTTGCTGGCGTCATAGGAACTTCCATGCAGACGACACGTATCCCGAATGATTTTTAAAGGTTTATACGGAGATGTGGATTGGCCGTACTTGTCCAAAATGGCAGTGTGAATTTTATCTCGTTGCTGATAGGACTGTAAACAGAAGGTAGAGTTAGAAATAATGTAATTGGTTTTTTGTGTTAAATTACTAATCATTTTGTATCCCCTATCTTTCCTACTTTTTTAATCGCTTAAATTTTCACTATACATCTAAACTACTGCATAATTTGCTAAAAATCAACATTATATTTAGAAAATTCTGTCATATGATAATTTTTCAGAATATATTGCAAATTAAATGACTTTTAACTTATAATGATTAAAAGAGGTCGAGGTGATATCGATGGATAAATATTATTCGTATACAGACTTTTTAAAAGCGGTTAGTCAGCAGTCCACTGAACATCATGCAGAGAAGCTATTGAATGAGATTTATTTAGATTTATTTATTAGTCGGTTGCAGCGGATGCAACGTATTGAACAATTAAAGCTACTTATCGATACATCGTTAGATCAAAAGAACGAACAAGCATTTCACAGCTATACTACAGAGTTAAAAGAGTTATTGGAAACCGTTTCTTAAGAGCCGCCCTATTCAGGTGGCTTTTTTTTATGGGCAAGCAGCAGGTTCTGGTTATTTTCTAATAAGTTGTTGAAAGTTTCTAATAAAATTAAAATAGTTCTAATAAATTGGTTATTTTCTAATAAAAAGGATAATTCTTCTAATAAGTGCACGAGATTTTCGAATAACCGTTCCCAATCTTCAAATAAGTCACCGAAATTTTCTAATATCCGTCACCAAAGTTCTAATAAATCCAGCCTACCTAAAAAGACCCAACCGCACAAAATTCGAATGTACGTTCGCAATTTTATCG
This genomic window from Solibacillus sp. FSL R5-0449 contains:
- the fliD gene encoding flagellar filament capping protein FliD, whose product is MVMRVGGLASGMDIDALVEKLMNAERAPLNKLTQKKQTYEWQRDAYRGVNTKLKTFDTYIADNLVLKSLNSKTASTSNSNLVSATATGSATGSLSIEGVSQLATSARAVGNQVSAAGSTKMSDLIGGGTKTIELKAIKADGTMPSEATKIEITDGMTVNQFVSKVNASNAGVSAVFENGRFSFTAKNSGDNKAGEEIEVMSGKDIFTSLGFFQQKDELGNVIDKFQTTAGKNAIFQVNGIATERSSNTFSLSGYNVTLKETFNTTQTIADKYKSAQKEMQLATENEANKAVALANALSAYYGNGTSDTPNYTSTHNNIYNAAFGNTLSLTEQAEYRKLTTSDWKNLTAEEFETIKLASSNSKEDVIAVIDASSLSDESKTKLKALSAEKMSTVYNTSENEFSHFKVQADYVSYGGSKLKDLSGDAITALKGLTIDETTELSAIRTSIDENGYFSDELKSALKSLDKETLTSLQNLDATTLNEYAEKAQSDELKSNYSKLGDAKILEVFADPSKVSSLTDEQQAIWNGLSGTEQTAFKNLADQNQLRSAYNTAKAEDVAADERLANAENSLNTAKADAQNEGVLNGDGTVKDDLVNAAPSAQSVSLSSTTNVDEMMNKIKEFVTTYNGLIKDLNDQTKETKYRDYAPLTAEQKNDMEESEIKLWEEKAKSGLLRNDSLVRNGLSNMRSLIYQSNPGLEGSKYNTLFNVGITTSKSYNDGGTLEIDEAKLRKAIEEDPDAVERLFKNSGGQKSDPAYGGSDTRGYLEKLRESMKSLEVNIDKKAGRSTMTDAQYAIGKSLIDNEKRIDTWQSKLKNIEARYWKQFTAMETAINKANQQSSMFMQG
- a CDS encoding flagellar protein FliT, translated to MENIQQLLQISAKLYQHLVVLPEGEQRDAYIDKTNDLLDERGIIIEKMQRDGFQVDMQQKSHAMLVELDKGIRERLNSNMKVIKNDLKDLQYSKKNEQQYMNPYANVQVMDGRYYDKKK
- the fliS gene encoding flagellar export chaperone FliS, whose translation is MTTQTNAFNAYKQNSVTTASPGELTLMLYNGCLKFLNKAKQSITDKNIEERNHYIQRSQAIIGELMSTLNMDIEISKQMLPLYGYMNRRLTEANIKNDPSIITEVEGLVTEFRDTWKEVIKITRQQQYGTAGQV
- a CDS encoding competence protein ComK; this translates as MYRNSLYDACVLKPEFDQLNNLYTLMITPNSYKKVPFTPMQFLDMELKQYGSSLKGAKEAAKAVLKSNSVNPIMIPRTPLVHIWFPTEAMRNSENCMYFALHHVEDVKPYTENHSIAVLMNYEEIIVPVPHSKLKKQWSKAKDYLSTALLKQFYKDPLYSKAEQQIMLKCAELNEPYVIN
- a CDS encoding PilZ domain-containing protein, yielding MAFKRTEGFRFTFGVPIEANFTELINGKQEQLEVIKYPCEIIDVSPHGMKMFSSREIGENNNNLVQLELEFILDEVLIKAIGDIVWKKKYGDKFQYGLIFENQPGIEELIVSELKVRRKKEVGRK
- the raiA gene encoding ribosome-associated translation inhibitor RaiA encodes the protein MLKFNIRGENIEVTPAIRDYVENKIEKVERYFNEDLNANANVNLKVYNDKQTKVEVTIPMKNLTLRAEERHNDMYAAVDLIVDKLERQIRKHKTKVNRKFRDREGTGVYFANVTSQMEANAESSEDEYTIVRTKQFDLKPMDQEEAVLQMNMLGHDFYIFTDAETDGTNIVYKRKDGKYGLIETN
- the secA gene encoding preprotein translocase subunit SecA, with translation MANILNKLFDFNKKEVKRLEKIADKVEALAGQFENLSDDALKAKTEEFKNRYQNGETVDALLPEAFATIREASRRVLGMFPFRVQIMGAAALNEGNIAEMKTGEGKTLTSTMSVYLNALTGKGVHVVTVNEYLASRDATEMGELYNWLGLTVGLNLNSLSKDEKREAYAADITYSTNNELGFDYLRDNMVLYKEDRVQRPLYYAVIDEVDSILIDEARTPLIISGQAGKSAQLYVQSNAFARMLKQDEDYNYEESTKGVTLTEQGIEKAERAFGIDNLFDLTHVRLNHAINQSLKAHASMHKDVDYVVQDGEVVIVDGFTGRLMKGRRYSDGLHQAIEAKEGLEIQNESMTMATVTFQNYFRMYEKLSGMTGTAKTEEEEFRNIYNMQVVAIPTNKPIARDDRPDLIFATMEGKFKAVAEDIAERHRNGQPVLVGTVAIETSEIISKYLTKFKIPHNVLNAKNHEREAEIILNAGQKGAVTIATNMAGRGTDIKPGEGVLEIGGLAVIGTERHESRRIDNQLRGRSGRQGNPGVTQFYLSLEDELMRRFGSDKMKTMMTRLGMDDTQPIQSGMVSKAVESAQKRVEGNNFDARKRLLQYDDVLRQQREVIYKEREEVLDSENMRALVESMISQAIENQVALHTQGEKENWTLDALEDYIAANLLDEGDITKEQLENKSPEEMIAFISEKVTARYDEKEEAMTPERMREFEKVILLRSIDSKWIDHIDAMDQLRQGIHLRAYGQNDPLREYQQEGFAMFEDMVAAVREDVAKYALKAEIRSNLQREEVAKGQAVNPKEEGAAKPKKLPTRKAENIGRNDPCPCGSGKKYKSCHGVGQ
- the prfB gene encoding peptide chain release factor 2 (programmed frameshift), with the protein product MELADVRNALENTATKLADFRGSLDLENKEARIQELDELMLEPEFWNDQNGAQAIINESNGIKAVVNEFNDLVDTQENLEMTLELLREEPDAELQEELGKELTEFQTKMEEFELQMLLSEPYDKNNAILELHPGAGGTESQDWGSMLLRMYTRWAEKRGFKVTTIDYLPGDEAGIKSVTLQISGHNAYGYLKAEKGVHRLVRISPFDSSGRRHTSFVSCDVMPEFNDEIEIDVRTEDLKVDTYRATGAGGQHINTTDSAVRITHLPTGVVVQCQSERSQIKNRDAAMKMLKSKLYQLEIEKQQAQLDEIRGEQKEIGWGSQIRSYVFHPYSMVKDHRTSAETGNVGAVMDGDLDIFITAYLRSKISY
- a CDS encoding competence protein ComK, with translation MISNLTQKTNYIISNSTFCLQSYQQRDKIHTAILDKYGQSTSPYKPLKIIRDTCRLHGSSYDASKYQARRFFGENKHKLPIMVAYDFGDPCILFPLFSPFSPQNIWLSLNPIINICEDGDKTLVTFVDNTEISLDINMKSFNQQYVRAAMYYKYLLLQRNAIL
- a CDS encoding IDEAL domain-containing protein, whose translation is MDKYYSYTDFLKAVSQQSTEHHAEKLLNEIYLDLFISRLQRMQRIEQLKLLIDTSLDQKNEQAFHSYTTELKELLETVS